In the Microtus pennsylvanicus isolate mMicPen1 chromosome 6, mMicPen1.hap1, whole genome shotgun sequence genome, one interval contains:
- the Rfesd gene encoding Rieske domain-containing protein isoform X2, which yields MTSLKLSSMDPEVSEEGGDDKNTSVCVGREDDVRKSERMTAVVHDREVVIFYHKGEYHAMDIRCYHSGGPLHLGEIEDFNGQPCIVCPWHKYKITLATGEGLYQSINPKDPSARPEWCSKGIKQRIHTVTVDNGNIYVTLSKEPFKCDSDYYATGEFKVIRSSS from the exons CATGGACCCTGAAGTCTCTGAAGAAGGTGGTGACGACAAGAACACTTCTGTCTGTGTTGGCCGAGAGGATGACGTTAGAAAGTCGGAAAGAATGACAGCTGTTGTCCATGACAGAGAAGTGGTCATTTTCTACCACAAAGGGGAATACCATGCTATGGACATTCGCTGTTACC ATTCTGGAGGACCTTTACACTTGGGAGAAATTgag GATTTCAATGGACAACCATGTATAGTTTGCCCCTGGCATAAATACAAAATCACTTTGGCAACAGGAGAAGGATTATACCAGTCTATAAACCCTAAAGACCCATCAGCAAGACCTGAGTGGTGCTCCAAGggaataaagcaaaggatacacaCTGTGACGGTGGACAATGGCAACATTTATGTGACACTTTCTAAGGAGCCTTTTAAATGTGACTCTGATTATTATGCTACTGGAGAATTCAAAGTGATTCGGAGTTCTTCctga
- the Rfesd gene encoding Rieske domain-containing protein isoform X3 has protein sequence MDPEVSEEGGDDKNTSVCVGREDDVRKSERMTAVVHDREVVIFYHKGEYHAMDIRCYHSGGPLHLGEIEDFNGQPCIVCPWHKYKITLATGEGLYQSINPKDPSARPEWCSKGIKQRIHTVTVDNGNIYVTLSKEPFKCDSDYYATGEFKVIRSSS, from the exons ATGGACCCTGAAGTCTCTGAAGAAGGTGGTGACGACAAGAACACTTCTGTCTGTGTTGGCCGAGAGGATGACGTTAGAAAGTCGGAAAGAATGACAGCTGTTGTCCATGACAGAGAAGTGGTCATTTTCTACCACAAAGGGGAATACCATGCTATGGACATTCGCTGTTACC ATTCTGGAGGACCTTTACACTTGGGAGAAATTgag GATTTCAATGGACAACCATGTATAGTTTGCCCCTGGCATAAATACAAAATCACTTTGGCAACAGGAGAAGGATTATACCAGTCTATAAACCCTAAAGACCCATCAGCAAGACCTGAGTGGTGCTCCAAGggaataaagcaaaggatacacaCTGTGACGGTGGACAATGGCAACATTTATGTGACACTTTCTAAGGAGCCTTTTAAATGTGACTCTGATTATTATGCTACTGGAGAATTCAAAGTGATTCGGAGTTCTTCctga